Proteins from a genomic interval of Pseudomonadota bacterium:
- a CDS encoding alkaline phosphatase, with protein MMQIDILRKRKFELYRLAAGLILLFLAGTAFSEETSFENVIVLVADGMGSTHTTVARWYKGSPLALDSMHLGAVRTYGADSIITDSAPAATAFATGHKTSGKLISVLPGPVTVPGVNRVPDNLMYKPVATVLEGAKLSGRSVGIIATSNIQHATPAGFSAHWPDRDNYNEIAEQQVYLNMDVALGGGKKYLAPKGKGGVRIDGEDLVEVLKSRGYDFVETKTAMQNSTSRKLWGMFADDDMAYEFDRRIFCPGQPALSDMTKKAIEILSKNPKGFFLFVEGSKIDWASHANDPIGVISDVLAFDDAVGVVLDFAKAKGKTMVLAFSDHGTGGMSIGDKPTDGIHPKLTYEAIFGPLKKARLTGEGLERVIGKDPSDEHIRKVMAQYAGVNDLTQDEIDAVKKARPEKMNSTTGPMISRRANIGWATKGHTGEDLFFYVYGLNRHIGLIENTDIARIIAKGMDFDLAVTGRELFVDAEEAFGKIGATIRTEQRDPANPVLIVEKKGGYAELPFSKDIIRAGTDRKEYRMQGVTVFSPRTKKVYIPRQAVSIFEGEIR; from the coding sequence ATGATGCAAATAGATATTTTAAGAAAAAGAAAGTTTGAGCTATATCGGTTAGCAGCAGGACTTATTCTGCTTTTCCTGGCCGGAACAGCTTTTTCTGAGGAAACATCCTTTGAAAACGTGATTGTCCTGGTAGCCGATGGCATGGGGTCGACACATACAACTGTTGCACGTTGGTACAAAGGGTCTCCTCTTGCCCTTGACAGTATGCATCTGGGGGCCGTAAGAACGTATGGGGCCGATTCTATTATTACCGATTCTGCGCCTGCTGCAACCGCTTTTGCTACAGGACATAAGACATCCGGCAAGCTGATCAGTGTGTTGCCGGGACCTGTCACAGTACCGGGGGTAAACAGGGTGCCCGATAATTTAATGTATAAACCGGTGGCAACTGTTCTCGAAGGCGCAAAACTCTCAGGCAGGTCTGTCGGGATTATTGCCACATCCAACATCCAGCATGCCACCCCTGCAGGATTTTCGGCGCATTGGCCGGACAGAGATAACTACAATGAGATCGCCGAACAACAGGTGTACCTGAACATGGACGTTGCATTGGGCGGAGGAAAAAAATATCTGGCGCCGAAAGGAAAAGGCGGGGTCCGTATTGACGGTGAAGACCTTGTAGAGGTCTTGAAGTCAAGGGGTTATGACTTTGTAGAAACAAAGACCGCCATGCAGAACAGCACTTCGAGAAAATTATGGGGTATGTTCGCCGATGACGATATGGCCTATGAGTTTGACCGGAGAATATTCTGTCCCGGGCAGCCGGCGCTTTCTGATATGACAAAAAAGGCAATTGAAATACTGTCAAAAAATCCAAAAGGATTTTTTCTCTTTGTTGAAGGAAGCAAGATAGACTGGGCTTCCCATGCAAACGATCCCATAGGGGTAATAAGCGATGTCCTTGCCTTCGATGATGCAGTGGGGGTTGTCCTGGATTTTGCAAAGGCAAAGGGAAAGACCATGGTCCTCGCCTTTTCCGACCATGGTACCGGCGGGATGTCCATAGGAGATAAGCCAACCGATGGTATACACCCTAAACTTACCTATGAAGCAATTTTTGGCCCTCTGAAAAAGGCCCGGTTAACAGGTGAAGGTCTCGAAAGGGTAATAGGAAAGGATCCCTCAGATGAACATATTAGAAAAGTTATGGCACAATACGCCGGAGTGAATGATCTCACACAGGACGAGATCGATGCCGTCAAAAAGGCAAGGCCGGAAAAAATGAACTCTACCACGGGGCCCATGATCAGCAGGAGAGCTAATATTGGTTGGGCAACAAAAGGACATACAGGCGAAGACCTGTTTTTCTATGTATATGGGCTCAACAGGCATATAGGTCTTATTGAAAATACCGATATCGCACGCATAATAGCGAAAGGCATGGATTTTGACCTGGCTGTTACTGGCAGAGAGCTTTTTGTAGATGCTGAAGAGGCTTTCGGAAAAATCGGGGCGACAATAAGGACAGAGCAAAGAGACCCTGCAAATCCTGTACTTATTGTAGAAAAGAAGGGTGGTTATGCAGAGTTACCTTTTAGTAAAGACATTATTCGAGCAGGAACAGATCGAAAAGAATACAGGATGCAGGGGGTAACGGTCTTCTCTCCGCGGACAAAGAAAGTATATATTCCCCGACAGGCAGTATCAATATTTGAGGGAGAAATACGCTAA
- the mtnA gene encoding S-methyl-5-thioribose-1-phosphate isomerase has product MTDHIYWKNGALYLLDQRLLPFKKVYVRCKNLKDVMDSIKNMTIRGAPLIGIVAAYGVTLGIQEIIASKGNIKDIDVDRICKKLGSTRPTAVNLFWALERMKDAFSRCGNNADMPDIMLDEAISIHVEDIENNRMLSLYGAELIDEGDTILTHCNAGALATGGYGTALGVIRAAHEAGKKIKVIATETRPYFQGARLTAWELHEEGIDVTLVPDNHVGLLCYSKRIDKIIVGADRVAKNGDTANKIGTYMISLCAHRHKIPFFVAAPVSTFDKNIENGAHIPIEEREGTEVKYAGDKLITLDKIKAQYYSFDVTPEKYISNFITEKGIIERPFKKYIKMLFPA; this is encoded by the coding sequence ATGACAGACCATATCTACTGGAAGAATGGCGCACTATACTTACTCGACCAGAGGCTGCTGCCTTTTAAAAAGGTCTATGTCCGCTGCAAAAACTTGAAAGATGTTATGGATTCCATAAAAAACATGACCATCAGGGGCGCGCCGCTTATCGGGATAGTCGCAGCCTATGGCGTGACGCTCGGGATTCAGGAGATTATTGCGTCAAAAGGTAATATAAAGGATATAGATGTGGACAGGATATGCAAGAAATTGGGCAGCACACGACCCACTGCCGTCAACCTTTTCTGGGCATTGGAAAGGATGAAGGACGCCTTCAGCCGATGCGGAAACAATGCCGATATGCCCGACATCATGCTTGACGAGGCGATCTCAATCCACGTTGAAGATATAGAGAACAACAGGATGCTCTCCCTCTACGGCGCAGAGCTTATTGATGAAGGCGATACAATACTTACCCATTGCAATGCAGGCGCCCTTGCAACAGGCGGGTACGGAACTGCACTGGGGGTAATACGCGCAGCACATGAGGCCGGAAAAAAGATCAAGGTCATTGCAACGGAAACAAGACCTTATTTCCAGGGCGCACGGCTTACTGCCTGGGAATTGCATGAGGAAGGGATAGATGTAACGCTCGTTCCCGATAACCATGTCGGTCTGCTCTGCTATAGTAAGAGGATAGATAAAATCATTGTCGGCGCCGACAGGGTTGCCAAAAACGGGGACACCGCAAATAAGATCGGCACATACATGATATCGCTATGTGCGCATCGGCATAAAATCCCTTTCTTTGTTGCCGCACCTGTGTCTACCTTTGATAAAAATATTGAAAACGGGGCTCATATCCCCATAGAGGAGAGGGAGGGAACAGAGGTGAAGTATGCCGGGGACAAGCTCATAACGCTTGATAAAATCAAGGCACAATATTATTCTTTCGACGTCACACCGGAGAAATACATATCCAACTTTATAACTGAAAAGGGCATAATCGAAAGGCCCTTTAAAAAATATATAAAGATGCTTTTTCCCGCCTGA